From Triticum urartu cultivar G1812 chromosome 2, Tu2.1, whole genome shotgun sequence, a single genomic window includes:
- the LOC125536919 gene encoding GTPase activating protein 1-like — MTSEPVPPGMLSVRVLRGINLVNCDANGSDPYVVLELDNQKVMTNVIKKTVNPVWNEDLTLAVTNPTTPIKIEVFDKDKFSKDDKMGDAEVDLEPLLQMARMDLEDIRSGTVVRTVRPHRGGAGGSCCLADESSIVWEEGQVVQDALLKLRNVATGIIHLQLRWVKIPSL, encoded by the exons ATGACGTCGGAGCCGGTGCCGCCGGGGATGCTGAGCGTGCGGGTGCTGCGAGGGATCAACCTCGTGAACTGTGATGCCAACGGCAGCGACCCCTACGTCGTGCTTGAGCTGGACAACCAGAAGGTGATGACGAACGTCATCAAGAAGACGGTGAACCCGGTCTGGAACGAGGATCTCACCCTCGCCGTCACGAATCCAACAACACCGATCAAGATA GAGGTGTTCGACAAGGACAAGTTCAGCAAGGACGACAAGATGGGGGACGCGGAGGTGGACCTGGAGCCGCTGCTGCAGATGGCCCGGATGGACCTGGAGGACATCCGGAGCGGCACCGTGGTGCGCACTGTGCGGCCTCACCGTGGCGGCGCCGGAGGGAGCTGCTGCCTGGCGGATGAGAGCAGCATCGTGTGGGAGGAAGGGCAGGTGGTGCAGGACGCGCTGCTCAAGCTCAGGAACGTCGCCACCGGCATCATCCACCTCCAGCTCCGATGGGTCAAAATACCATCATTATGA